From Sulfolobales archaeon:
GTATATGAGGCCTAGAAACCTCTATCATCTTGAGCATAGAGATAGACTCCTTATTAGGTTTAATAGGTTTAAACACTGCAGATATCAGAAACATAGATCAAAACTAGATCTTCACTTATAAATATAATAAAAATTAAAAGGAAACGATCAACTATAGAATTGAAAGATAGCTAGAAGCCTCAGGACTATTAGGAGCCAGATAAAGAAAACTACAAAATCATTATCATTACAACTGAGAGCGCCCCCTCAAGGCAGAGAGGGGGTTAGCTTTATTTCAAGCATAGCCTCCTTTCAAATCTGTAGTTGGTTAAAGGATTTCCGATTTAATAATAAATTCAAATACCTTAATGTTCATTCTGGTTATTGAGAGCTGTTGGATAATATGCCGAGAACGCTAAGGAGAGCCATTGTTATCGAGGCTAGGTAATAAGTTTAGCAAGAGCACTTAGAGAAATGAAGAAGACATGGATCTTCTGCGGTAGATTTAGAAATGTATATCCATAGTCACCTACAATAATTATCAAGGAGTGTTATGGAGATACGCTATCGGAAGGGCAAAATTATCTAGCTGAGATAGCAATACTCTGAGTATAAAAAAGGATTTAAGGAGTTGGAAGCCATATTAAAGAAAGATATACGGAATAATATAACTATTGACCTTAACTTGGTAGGGATCGGCTATTGTTCATTAAGGATCTTTTAGATAAGCTCTCTTGTTTCAAATCTTGAGATAATGCCATCTTATCTAAGGGTTATCCGGTTTAACCGTAAAGATGCAATATCAATAATATTCGAATTTAAAATAAATATAATATAAGTAACGGTATATTGTGTTGGGGCTTGCTATATAATGAGATTTAAAGCCGAAAACTACGGTCCTCAAGCATATATAGATATTGAATTAGGAGATATGATAACCCTTTTTGTAGGCTCGAATAATACCGGTAAGTCATTTGTATCAAGAGCTATCTATGCAATTCTTAAATCGTGTAAAGGTAGTAAATGCGATACTGATACTTTGGCAACCCTATTATTAAATAGCAGTATAGCCTCAGCAAAGGATCTCTGGGTTTTATCAAGGAATTTCAACGGTAGATTCAGCCTTATATTAGAGGATAAAGATTCAATTAAAATAAAAATAGACTATGATAGGAACAGACATAATCCACTTGCAATAGAAATAGAGGGGGATATAAAGGCATTCCCGCTGCTATATGCCCCATCCTACCGAGTCACTTCTCTGGGATTAACATATATGTTTGCCGCCTATGTCATAGAGTTTAGAGATTTGTTACAGAAGTTAATATCACAGATTATCACAGCATTTGGAGGTATGGAGGAAAAAGGCTTTCCCATGATCGAGACCCTCTTTACGGGGTCTAATACTGATTTACTGAATAATTTTGTAAAGACGCTATTATCAGCGATAAAACCGCTAATTGAACAGAGAGAAGAAGTATTGAAAGCAGCAGTTATAACCCTATCACCTACAATCTTAGATGTATCAATCGCTATACGTACAGCTGAAAAGACTGTTATAGATGATCATCTAAGAACTATGTTCAAAAAGCTATTTCCTGAGTTTCCATATAAAGCTCTAGGATTCTATAGTGAAAGAGCTGATTTGCCAGAAATTCCGCCGTACCTACTATCATCAGGTATGATACAAACACTACCCTTGCTATGCCTTTTGAACCTAGCGCTTCAATACATTAAACAGGGATATGAGAGGGTGCTTGTCTTTATCGACGAGCCGGAGATAAACTTAGAAATGCTGCGTCAAACAATATTCTCGAGGGCACTAATGGATTTTATATATGCAACTTACAGAGAGGGAAGGAAGATCTCTGTTGTAATCGCAACTCATAGCGACTTTATTACTTATAGCATTACTCAATGGTTAGCTAGAAGCAATCTAAGAAACTTAGCTAGGGTATATGAATTTAAACCTGGAGGTATTGAAGAACGCGAAATAGATGAACATGGAGAAGTTGAGATAGAGGCTTTCTCAAAGGCTATAAGAAAGGTGTTCTTTGAAGAGGAATTTAAAGAGGAATAGTAATGTG
This genomic window contains:
- a CDS encoding AAA family ATPase, with the protein product MRFKAENYGPQAYIDIELGDMITLFVGSNNTGKSFVSRAIYAILKSCKGSKCDTDTLATLLLNSSIASAKDLWVLSRNFNGRFSLILEDKDSIKIKIDYDRNRHNPLAIEIEGDIKAFPLLYAPSYRVTSLGLTYMFAAYVIEFRDLLQKLISQIITAFGGMEEKGFPMIETLFTGSNTDLLNNFVKTLLSAIKPLIEQREEVLKAAVITLSPTILDVSIAIRTAEKTVIDDHLRTMFKKLFPEFPYKALGFYSERADLPEIPPYLLSSGMIQTLPLLCLLNLALQYIKQGYERVLVFIDEPEINLEMLRQTIFSRALMDFIYATYREGRKISVVIATHSDFITYSITQWLARSNLRNLARVYEFKPGGIEEREIDEHGEVEIEAFSKAIRKVFFEEEFKEE